In Mytilus edulis chromosome 6, xbMytEdul2.2, whole genome shotgun sequence, the following proteins share a genomic window:
- the LOC139526530 gene encoding putative surface protein SACOL0050 translates to MGAASSEQDVIADVERIDIQDRDQDLITDEIKEDSSDFLAASLKNGGAAVEKSRIDNNSDTKEFFDAADDSSESYSPDNTNNKTMDDCDQKIESASTTNQDKDLNADVQVSNTDVLNSVEESGNPRISKTIQTEQRQYSEEEIDTETPKEIETCQQQSKTSEKTNKENNTLANVEIHSGDAQGNYKECEDPTEFNACNSCLPSIKDEVQIESTASSELMQLATKLGL, encoded by the exons ATGGGTGCTGCTTCTAGTGAACAAGATGTGATTGCAGACGTAGAGCGAATTGATATTCAAGACAG AGATCAAGACCTCATTACTGATGAAATTAAAGAAGACAGCAGTGACTTTCTTGCAGCTAGTTTAAAG AATGGTGGTGCAGCTGTAGAAAAATCAAGGATAGACAACAATTCTGATACCAAAGAATTTTTCGATGCAGCTGATGATTCCTCTGAAAGTTATTCTCCGGAcaacacaaacaataaaacaatggaTGATTGTGATCAGAAGATAGAAAGCGCATCAACTACAAATCAAGATAAGGACCTGAATGCAGACGTACAGGTAAGCAATACTGACGTTTTAAACAGTGTTGAAGAAAGTGGTAATCCGAGGATTTCCAAAACGATACAAACAGAACAAAGGCAATACAGTGAAGAGGAAATTGATACAGAAACCCCTAAGGAGATAGAGACATGCCAACAACAATCCAAAACTTCTgagaaaacaaacaaagaaaacaacACTCTTGCAAATGTTGAGATACACAGTGGAGACGCGCAGGGAAATTATAAAGAGTGTGAGGATCCAACCGAATTTAATGCATGTAATTCCTGTTTGCCATCTATAAAAGACGAAGTGCAAATTGAATCAACGGCATCTAGTGAGCTCATGCAATTAGCAACCAAACTAGGATTATAA